In a single window of the Arachis hypogaea cultivar Tifrunner chromosome 6, arahy.Tifrunner.gnm2.J5K5, whole genome shotgun sequence genome:
- the LOC112696427 gene encoding glutamate--cysteine ligase, chloroplastic isoform X1, whose product MGILHLNWASSGSSMVVFHKERASASCRRVRHGVIVATGPATEAPLKVNQPLTKYDLINYFASGCKPKDEWRIGTEHEKFGFEFETLRPIKYKQIAALLNGIAARFEWEKIMEGDNIIGLKKGNRSISLEPGGQFELSGTPFKTLHQTCDELNSHLYQAKTVGEEMGIGFLGLGFQPKWKPQDIPRVPKVRYDIMQNYFNNNGLPQVEALLMTCSVQVNLDYSSEADMIKKMRTGLTLQPLAAAMFANSPFSGGIPSGYLSIRSYKVNQVDKRRTGMLPFVFYDTFGFEQYVDYALDVPMMFVYRENKYIDCGGMSFRDFMAGKLPAIPGKVPTLSDWENHLTTIFPEVRLKRYMEMRGADGGTSDMLCALPAFWVGLLYDEVSLHNALDMIVHWTPEERQNLRNMVPMTGLRTPFQGRLLRHVAEDVLQWAKVSLMLINDSQLFCRFHYLGCLELRQTSIYIVLQDGLDRRGLNESSFLDPLKDVVGTGLTPADRLLDMFHNTWGNSVDPVFRERCY is encoded by the exons ATGGGAATCCTTCATCTGAATTGGGCATCATCAGGGTCGTCCATGGTTGTTTTTCACAAAGAGAGAGCGTCTGCATCTTGCAGACGAGTAAGGCATGGAGTCATCGTTGCTACGGGACCTGCCACAGAGGCTCCTCTCAAGGTCAACCAGCCATTGACAAAATATGATCTTATTAACTACTTTGCTTCTGGTTGCAAGCCTAAAGACGAGTGGAG AATAGGTACAGAGCATGAGAAATTTGGTTTTGAGTTTGAAACCCTGCGTCCAATTAAATACAAACAAATAGCAGCTTTACTCAATGGCATTGCTGCGAGGTTTGAATGGGAAAAAATAATGGAAGGTGACAATATCATAGGCCTCAAAAAG GGCAATCGAAGCATATCATTAGAGCCCGGTGGTCAATTTGAGCTTAGTGGTACTCCCTTTAAAACATTGCATCAGACTTGTGATGAGCTTAATTCACACCTCTATCAG GCGAAAACTGTTGGAGAGGAAATGGGAATTGGATTTTTGGGATTAGGTTTCCAGCCTAAATGGAAACCGCAAGACATACCTAGAGTGCCTaag GTACGGTATGACATTATGCAAAATTACTTCAACAATAATGGCTTACCTCAAGTTGAGGCATTGTTAATGACCTGCTCTGTTCAG GTTAACCTGGACTACAGTTCTGAAGCAGACATGATCAAGAAAATGCGTACTGGGCTTACGTTGCAGCCG CTAGCAGCAGCTATGTTTGCGAATTCGCCTTTCAGTGGAGGCATCCCAAGTGGTTACCTCAGCATAAGGAG CTATAAGGTGAATCAAGTTGACAAACGTCGCACAGGCATGCTGCCCTTTGTTTTTTATGATACTTTTGG GTTTGAGCAGTATGTTGATTATGCTCTAGATGTACCGATGATGTTTGTCTATCGGGAAAATAAGTACATTGACTGCGGTGGCATGTCATTCCGG GACTTCATGGCAGGTAAACTCCCTGCCATCCCAGGTAAGGTGCCAACATTAAGTGACTGGGAAAATCATCTGACGACCATATTTCCCGAG GTCAGGCTCAAGAGGTACATGGAAATGAGGGGCGCTGATGGGGGAACTTCAGACATGCTGTGTGCTCTGCCAGCATTTTGG GTAGGTCTGCTATATGACGAGGTTTCCCTACATAATGCTCTAGATATGATTGTTCATTGGACCCCCGAGGAGAGACAGAATTTAAGGAACATG GTTCCTATGACTGGTTTAAGGACTCCATTTCAAGGTAGATTACTGCGGCATGTGGCTGAAGATGTGTTGCAGTGGGCGAAGGTGTCTTTGATGCTGATAAATGATAGCCAATTGTTTTGCCGATTTCATTATCTTGGGTGTCTAGAACTACGTCAGACTTCTATTTATATTGTTTTGCAGGATGGCTTGGACAGGAGAGGCCTAAACGAATCCAGTTTTTTGGATCCATTAAAAGACGTCGTTGGAACAG GTTTGACGCCAGCTGATAGGCTTCTGGATATGTTTCATAACACGTGGGGAAACAGCGTAGATCCTGTCTTCAGAGAGCGCTGCTACTAA
- the LOC112696427 gene encoding glutamate--cysteine ligase, chloroplastic isoform X2 — translation MGILHLNWASSGSSMVVFHKERASASCRRVRHGVIVATGPATEAPLKVNQPLTKYDLINYFASGCKPKDEWRIGTEHEKFGFEFETLRPIKYKQIAALLNGIAARFEWEKIMEGDNIIGLKKGNRSISLEPGGQFELSGTPFKTLHQTCDELNSHLYQAKTVGEEMGIGFLGLGFQPKWKPQDIPRVPKVRYDIMQNYFNNNGLPQVEALLMTCSVQVNLDYSSEADMIKKMRTGLTLQPLAAAMFANSPFSGGIPSGYLSIRSYKVNQVDKRRTGMLPFVFYDTFGFEQYVDYALDVPMMFVYRENKYIDCGGMSFRDFMAGKLPAIPGKVPTLSDWENHLTTIFPEVRLKRYMEMRGADGGTSDMLCALPAFWVGLLYDEVSLHNALDMIVHWTPEERQNLRNMVPMTGLRTPFQGRLLRHVAEDVLQWAKDGLDRRGLNESSFLDPLKDVVGTGLTPADRLLDMFHNTWGNSVDPVFRERCY, via the exons ATGGGAATCCTTCATCTGAATTGGGCATCATCAGGGTCGTCCATGGTTGTTTTTCACAAAGAGAGAGCGTCTGCATCTTGCAGACGAGTAAGGCATGGAGTCATCGTTGCTACGGGACCTGCCACAGAGGCTCCTCTCAAGGTCAACCAGCCATTGACAAAATATGATCTTATTAACTACTTTGCTTCTGGTTGCAAGCCTAAAGACGAGTGGAG AATAGGTACAGAGCATGAGAAATTTGGTTTTGAGTTTGAAACCCTGCGTCCAATTAAATACAAACAAATAGCAGCTTTACTCAATGGCATTGCTGCGAGGTTTGAATGGGAAAAAATAATGGAAGGTGACAATATCATAGGCCTCAAAAAG GGCAATCGAAGCATATCATTAGAGCCCGGTGGTCAATTTGAGCTTAGTGGTACTCCCTTTAAAACATTGCATCAGACTTGTGATGAGCTTAATTCACACCTCTATCAG GCGAAAACTGTTGGAGAGGAAATGGGAATTGGATTTTTGGGATTAGGTTTCCAGCCTAAATGGAAACCGCAAGACATACCTAGAGTGCCTaag GTACGGTATGACATTATGCAAAATTACTTCAACAATAATGGCTTACCTCAAGTTGAGGCATTGTTAATGACCTGCTCTGTTCAG GTTAACCTGGACTACAGTTCTGAAGCAGACATGATCAAGAAAATGCGTACTGGGCTTACGTTGCAGCCG CTAGCAGCAGCTATGTTTGCGAATTCGCCTTTCAGTGGAGGCATCCCAAGTGGTTACCTCAGCATAAGGAG CTATAAGGTGAATCAAGTTGACAAACGTCGCACAGGCATGCTGCCCTTTGTTTTTTATGATACTTTTGG GTTTGAGCAGTATGTTGATTATGCTCTAGATGTACCGATGATGTTTGTCTATCGGGAAAATAAGTACATTGACTGCGGTGGCATGTCATTCCGG GACTTCATGGCAGGTAAACTCCCTGCCATCCCAGGTAAGGTGCCAACATTAAGTGACTGGGAAAATCATCTGACGACCATATTTCCCGAG GTCAGGCTCAAGAGGTACATGGAAATGAGGGGCGCTGATGGGGGAACTTCAGACATGCTGTGTGCTCTGCCAGCATTTTGG GTAGGTCTGCTATATGACGAGGTTTCCCTACATAATGCTCTAGATATGATTGTTCATTGGACCCCCGAGGAGAGACAGAATTTAAGGAACATG GTTCCTATGACTGGTTTAAGGACTCCATTTCAAGGTAGATTACTGCGGCATGTGGCTGAAGATGTGTTGCAGTGGGCGAAG GATGGCTTGGACAGGAGAGGCCTAAACGAATCCAGTTTTTTGGATCCATTAAAAGACGTCGTTGGAACAG GTTTGACGCCAGCTGATAGGCTTCTGGATATGTTTCATAACACGTGGGGAAACAGCGTAGATCCTGTCTTCAGAGAGCGCTGCTACTAA
- the LOC112696427 gene encoding glutamate--cysteine ligase, chloroplastic isoform X3, with protein MILLTTLLLVASLKTSGGTEHEKFGFEFETLRPIKYKQIAALLNGIAARFEWEKIMEGDNIIGLKKGNRSISLEPGGQFELSGTPFKTLHQTCDELNSHLYQAKTVGEEMGIGFLGLGFQPKWKPQDIPRVPKVRYDIMQNYFNNNGLPQVEALLMTCSVQVNLDYSSEADMIKKMRTGLTLQPLAAAMFANSPFSGGIPSGYLSIRSYKVNQVDKRRTGMLPFVFYDTFGFEQYVDYALDVPMMFVYRENKYIDCGGMSFRDFMAGKLPAIPGKVPTLSDWENHLTTIFPEVRLKRYMEMRGADGGTSDMLCALPAFWVGLLYDEVSLHNALDMIVHWTPEERQNLRNMVPMTGLRTPFQGRLLRHVAEDVLQWAKVSLMLINDSQLFCRFHYLGCLELRQTSIYIVLQDGLDRRGLNESSFLDPLKDVVGTGLTPADRLLDMFHNTWGNSVDPVFRERCY; from the exons ATGATCTTATTAACTACTTTGCTTCTGGTTGCAAGCCTAAAGACGAGTGGAG GTACAGAGCATGAGAAATTTGGTTTTGAGTTTGAAACCCTGCGTCCAATTAAATACAAACAAATAGCAGCTTTACTCAATGGCATTGCTGCGAGGTTTGAATGGGAAAAAATAATGGAAGGTGACAATATCATAGGCCTCAAAAAG GGCAATCGAAGCATATCATTAGAGCCCGGTGGTCAATTTGAGCTTAGTGGTACTCCCTTTAAAACATTGCATCAGACTTGTGATGAGCTTAATTCACACCTCTATCAG GCGAAAACTGTTGGAGAGGAAATGGGAATTGGATTTTTGGGATTAGGTTTCCAGCCTAAATGGAAACCGCAAGACATACCTAGAGTGCCTaag GTACGGTATGACATTATGCAAAATTACTTCAACAATAATGGCTTACCTCAAGTTGAGGCATTGTTAATGACCTGCTCTGTTCAG GTTAACCTGGACTACAGTTCTGAAGCAGACATGATCAAGAAAATGCGTACTGGGCTTACGTTGCAGCCG CTAGCAGCAGCTATGTTTGCGAATTCGCCTTTCAGTGGAGGCATCCCAAGTGGTTACCTCAGCATAAGGAG CTATAAGGTGAATCAAGTTGACAAACGTCGCACAGGCATGCTGCCCTTTGTTTTTTATGATACTTTTGG GTTTGAGCAGTATGTTGATTATGCTCTAGATGTACCGATGATGTTTGTCTATCGGGAAAATAAGTACATTGACTGCGGTGGCATGTCATTCCGG GACTTCATGGCAGGTAAACTCCCTGCCATCCCAGGTAAGGTGCCAACATTAAGTGACTGGGAAAATCATCTGACGACCATATTTCCCGAG GTCAGGCTCAAGAGGTACATGGAAATGAGGGGCGCTGATGGGGGAACTTCAGACATGCTGTGTGCTCTGCCAGCATTTTGG GTAGGTCTGCTATATGACGAGGTTTCCCTACATAATGCTCTAGATATGATTGTTCATTGGACCCCCGAGGAGAGACAGAATTTAAGGAACATG GTTCCTATGACTGGTTTAAGGACTCCATTTCAAGGTAGATTACTGCGGCATGTGGCTGAAGATGTGTTGCAGTGGGCGAAGGTGTCTTTGATGCTGATAAATGATAGCCAATTGTTTTGCCGATTTCATTATCTTGGGTGTCTAGAACTACGTCAGACTTCTATTTATATTGTTTTGCAGGATGGCTTGGACAGGAGAGGCCTAAACGAATCCAGTTTTTTGGATCCATTAAAAGACGTCGTTGGAACAG GTTTGACGCCAGCTGATAGGCTTCTGGATATGTTTCATAACACGTGGGGAAACAGCGTAGATCCTGTCTTCAGAGAGCGCTGCTACTAA
- the LOC112696428 gene encoding uncharacterized protein — protein sequence MHLSENEGIEGKVFVVTGGLGFVGAALCLELIRRGAAEVRAFDLRHSSPFTHALEKKGVRFIQGDVGRKEEVERALQGAECVFHLAAFGMSGKEMLQIGRVDEVNISGTCHVLDACLDLGITRLVYCSTYNVVFGGQPIVNGDETLPYFPIDQHLVDSYGRSKSIAEQLVLKNNARPLKNNSGKRLYTCAVRPAAIYGPGEDRHLPRIVSMAKLGLLLFRIGHHTVKTDWVYVDNLVLALILASMGLLDDIPGEGKGKLPNAAGQAYFISDGSPVNTFEFIEPLVRSLDYQFPMKCLAVDRALVIGRICWAVYTILYPWLNRWWLPQPFILPPEVHKVGVTHYFSYLKAREEIGYVPMVSSREGMASTIAYWQERKRMTLDGPTIYVWLFAVIGMISLASAAFLPDIGIVVFLRAISLFVFRSMWMIRLIFLLATALHILEAIYAWHLAKRVDPSNARGWFWQTFALGFFSLRFLLKRARK from the exons ATGCACTTGAGCGAGAACGAAGGGATAGAGGGGAAGGTCTTCGTGGTGACCGGTGGGCTCGGATTCGTAGGGGCAGCTCTTTGCTTGGAGCTGATCCGAAGAGGTGCCGCGGAGGTGCGAGCCTTTGACCTCCGCCACTCATCTCCATTTACCCATGCTCTCGAGAAAAAGGGAGTGCGCTTCATCCAAG ggGATGTTGGGCGCAAAGAAGAGGTGGAAAGGGCCCTGCAGGGGGCGGAGTGTGTGTTCCACCTGGCGGCCTTCGGAATGTCGGGCAAAGAGATGCTCCAGATCGGGCGCGTGGATGAGGTCAACATAAGCGGGACCTGCCACGTGCTCGACGCGTGCCTCGACCTCGGCATCACAAGGCTCGTCTATTGCAGCACTTACAATGTAGTCTTCGGTGGTCAACCCATCGTCAACGGAGATGAGACTCTGCCGTATTTCCCAATTGATCAGCATCTCGTCGATTCATACGGCCGCAGCAAATCCATCGCCGAACAGCTCGTTCTCAAGAATAACGCCCGCCCACTCAAGAATAACTCCGGTAAGCGTCTTTACACCTGCGCTGTTCGTCCTGCTGCAATCTACGGACCCGGCGAAGACAGGCACCTTCCTAGGATCGTATCCATGGCCAAGTTGGGTCTCCTTCTCTTCCGGATTGGCCACCACACTGTCAAAACAGATTGGGTTTATGTGGACAACCTTGTTCTTGCTCTCATCTTGGCAAGTATGGGGCTTTTGGATGACATCCCTGGGGAGGGAAAGGGAAAGCTCCCCAACGCGGCTGGCCAAGCATATTTCATATCTGACG gTTCTCCTGTCAATACTTTTGAATTCATCGAACCTCTCGTCAGGAGTTTGGACTACCAGTTCCCAATGAAGTGTTTGGCTGTCGATCGTGCTCTTGTTATTGGGAGGATTTGCTGGGCTGTTTATACAATATTATATCCATGGCTCAATCGGTGGTGGCTTCCTCAGCCATTCATCCTTCCCCCTGAAGTACACAAG GTTGGGGTCACCCATTATTTCTCTTATCTCAAAGCCAGAGAGGAGATCGGTTATGTCCCCATGGTGTCCTCTCGAGAGGGGATGGCTTCTACCATCGCATACTGGCAAGAGAGGAAAAGGATGACATTGGACGGGCCTACCATATACGTGTGGCTGTTTGCAGTCATTGGAATGATCTCTCTCGCCTCTGCTGCTTTCTTACCTGACATTGGAATTGTGGTCTTTCTTAGAGCTATATCGCTTTTTGTCTTTCGATCAATGTGGATGATAAGACTAATTTTCCTTTTAGCTACAGCTTTACATATCCTTGAAGCCATTTATGCTTGGCACCTCGCTAAAAGGGTCGATCCTTCTAATGCAAGAGGCtggttttggcaaacttttgctctTGGATTCTTTTCATTGCGTTTCCTCTTGAAAAGAGCAAGGAAGTAA